The nucleotide window TTCTTCTGAGAGGCGCCGGTGATACCGAAGACTTCAAGCTGCGACTCTCTCTTATAAGTACCGACAGTAACAGGGCTGTTTTTTCCGTCGTACCGGTTGCCGGTTTGCAGGAGGTAAAGAAAGGTGATTCGATCCATATCAATCCTCTGGCTGATGTGGCCGATCTTTCCGGCAACATTCAGAGAAACCCCGGCAATGTACGCAGGAATCTCGATTATTATCTTCTGTACAGTCTAATAACCGCTGCCTATTTTGATACCACGGGTGATGGCCTTATCGATGTGATCGAAGTGACCATGGACAGGACACCTGACCCGCAGCTTCTTGAAGAGCTCTATTCGACTGTCGAACTCCCCTCTTACAGGAACTTTTCATATACTCGTGAGGACTTTACTGCTACAGAAAATGGGTTTACAATTGGTGTAAAGCAGCCGTCGAGCACTGTGCCATGGACTGCTGTTGACGACAGGGATGTTCTGAAAGTGGCTTACACGGAGGCACCAAACGGAAGTGTGGTAAAGAAAGGCGCAATTCCGATCGCTGACAGTCTGGCACCGGTACTTATCAGTGTGAAATATATCCCGGGTGAGACAGAAGGTGCGGTGAGAACCGATTCCCTTGTAGCCAGGTTCTCCGAAGAAGTACCTGTTCCTTTGAGCAGTCAGCCCTTTACTTTCTATGATCCTGTAAAGAATGAAACATATACCATGAATTTGCGTCATGTAAAGAGAAACGCCCCTGATGAGCACGTGTTTTCCATCATCTCGATAGAAGGAAAAGAGTCTCCGGAGGTAACCGACTCTGCCTCCATAAATCCTGTTGCCGGAGTGATGGATAATACCAAGAATATTCAGGATTCTCCAAACAGGCGTTCGGAACTGATTTTCGGGCAGCAGGACAACAAATACAGAATTATCTCACTGTCAAACCCCTTTGATCCAATCTCTTCAGTTATTCCCAATCGGGTAAGGAATTACTACGGTATCAAGCAGACAAACGGGCTTATTGTCATTGCCGAGCCGGTCTTTAAACTTGCGGGTCATATCTCTCTTTCCGGTAAAATGGTTATATATGATGCAGTGGGGAATGTAGTGAACTGCATTGAGAGAAAGAATGTTGCGGAGAGTTCAAAGGGTGTTGCTTTTGTCTGGGATGGGAGGAATGAGAAGGGCAGGCTTGTGGGTGGCGGGACTTATCTGGCGATGGTATCGATTGAGGACAGCCAGGGTAAAAAGTACGCTCCCAGTAAGCACAAGCTGGGTGTAAAAAGAACCGTCATTTCGGGGAAAAAAAAATAGCGGGATAAAAGATGAAAAGAGGAAGATTGTTGTATAGAAGATTTCGGAAATCGATCCGTTTTTTATTGGGGGCGGGTATGATTGCCGGGGCTTTTTATGGGAGTGTTTATGCTGATGGACTTCCTGGCGAGTTTCTTCTTTCTGATCAGTGGCATACCTTTTTCAAATACTTCTCTCCGATTACAAACCCGGCGCTTATGATGGAACAGGTTTATACCTCCATAAGGGGTGTGGGTTCTGTATCTCCCGATGAGGCATCAAAGCTCTGGGAAGTGGGTGCGACTGTTCCGCTTGGGCTTTACAATTCGGTTGGATTGACCATTGTAGGTGAGAACGGCCGCAATGTTACCGGGTTTGCAGATGAGTCTTTCAGAGACAGTACCACTGTGAGCAACAATAACTTTCTTTTCATGGCCTCTTTTGCTTCAAATCCTATAGGGAGGCTGTGTGTGGGAGTGAATATAAACGGTGCCTTTCAGGAAAATTTCGGAGATAATCCGTCTTTTGGACTGGGGATAGATTTGGGTGTGAGCTACCGATTGCTTTATCATCCGCTGTTCGGGTTTCACCTGGTTGGATTTACTTTCCAGAACGTTGTGGCTCCCAGTCTGAATCTGACTGAAAAAATGCCTCATTCATCTCAGATAAAAGCCCTTTATCATGCTGCTTTTTTGCAGAATAAACTGGAGTTGGATCTTCAGTGCGATGTTACCGATTTCATGTCAAAGGCCGAATCCTATCTCAAGGAAAAGAAGGTTGAATGGGATATGTTTATACAGGCGGGGTTCTGGCCGCTTCCATATTTTGCGCTGAGGGCCTTTACAGACTACGGGGATTCCAGAAAAATAGAATATCTGGGGCTGGGTCTGGAGATCAATGTTCCTCAGGTAAATGGCGGAAGGGATTGCTCGGTGCTTTACCAGTACCGCAATGAACTCAGCAGTAACCTTCAGCCGTCACACTCCCTATATTTCCGTGCCGATGTGGGATCAAGCCGTGAGGAGATGCGGGTCAGAAAGATAGCCAGAATTGCGAGTCTTACAGCCAATGAACTTTACAACAGAGCAATGAAGGCTTACTACAAAGGAGATTTCTGGAATGCCTATCTTCTTTTCATGCGGATACTGACAGAGTTTCCTGATTTCTATAAAAATGACGTAGTCACTTATCATGCCGGGTCCTGTCTTGAAGAAATGGACATGCGGGAGGAAGCGATTAAGACCTACATATCCGTGAAGGATAACTTTGGCATGAGCAGTCAGGTCCCTCTGGCTGATCTGGGACTCATGAGAATTTATTATCGTCAGGGAGCTTTCAGTGCGGTTGGAAACCAGTTTGTGGAGCTTAACAAACCAGGAGTACCGGATTCGATACGTTTTCACGGATGTTATATAATGGGGGAGACAGAGCTGAGGCAATCGGAAAACCGAAAGGCTCTTCAGTACTTTGAAATCGTTCCGGGAGACCATCCTGCCTATGTTTTTGCACAGCACACTTCTTCAACTGCTCATGCACTGCTTAATTCAGGTATGCACATAGTGGCAGCGAGTCTGGAGAACTGTGTGGCATCGAAGGTTGTTACTAGGGAGCAGAAGGAGATAGTGAACCGTTCACTTGTTCTGCTGGGGTACATCTTTTATGAGGAAAATGCTCTTTCCAAAGCGGTATCTGCGTTGCGGATGGTTCCTCCGGAGAGCTACTACTATCCTGATGCACTTCTGGGGCTTGGATGGACTGCCATTAAAGCCCGTCAGTGGAATGATTGTGTCGCGGCCGGACAGTCTCTGGCACAGGCCAGCGGCAAGTTTATAATGCAGTGTGAAGGTGCCCTTCTCCAGGCTTATGGTCTTATACTGCAGAAAAAGTACGATCAGGCCGATCTTCTGCTCAGGCCGATGTTAGACAGAATGAGAAATTATCCCGGACTGCTTGAGGATTCTCTGAATACCGAAAAGCTGCGCTATGAAAGTGACCGTATCTCCTACGCTTTTCTTGCGGAAAGAGTTACAAATGCGGCCCGGAAGGGACAATCTGTAAAGCAGACTGAAATTGACAGTTTGCACAACGAGCAGATCAGTTACAAAGACAGAATAGATAAATTCCTGGTATTTGCGGATGAATTCAAGAGAACGACTTTCTTCGAAAGAAATATCGGAGCGCTGAGAGAGGACATGGAGTATGCTCTGGCTACGGTGCAGAAAATCCTGGGTTCATCTGACTATCTGAAAACGAGGGAAAAAATGATGCATAAGGACAAGGCTATTACAAATGAAATAGAAAAACTCAAAGAGGAGATGATGCAACTTGAAAACAAATAAGGGAGGGGTTATGCTGTTAAAAGCATTGTTTTTGGTACCGGTTCTGGTGTCCTTCGCAGCAGCCGCATATGATATTGACCTTTCGGGAACGGTCACAAACAAGTCCGGAGCGGTGCTCAAAGATGTTATCGTGACTCTTGAGGGGAAAGATGTCAGAAGTATCACCAATTCATCCGGGAAGTACAGTATTCAGGTTGTTCCGGTGGTGCGTCCTCTGATTTCACCGGTCAGTTCGGATTTTTCTGTTCTCAAGAATGGAAACATGGTTTTTTCAGTTCAGAGTAAGATGCCTGTCAGGATCGATGTTTTCGATCTCAGAGGA belongs to Fibrobacter sp. and includes:
- a CDS encoding carboxypeptidase regulatory-like domain-containing protein, which gives rise to MLLKALFLVPVLVSFAAAAYDIDLSGTVTNKSGAVLKDVIVTLEGKDVRSITNSSGKYSIQVVPVVRPLISPVSSDFSVLKNGNMVFSVQSKMPVRIDVFDLRGRLVNVAVNRVLPAGSHSVKLSNAGTVGSVFLIRVRMGDKVSLYKYMSLDHSVQRISVQGGNAASSIAKLFASVGEC